A part of Periplaneta americana isolate PAMFEO1 chromosome 17, P.americana_PAMFEO1_priV1, whole genome shotgun sequence genomic DNA contains:
- the LOC138692567 gene encoding zinc finger protein 235-like, which yields MDVIKKEPEVDPLAIQYSDETDTAEKPLSEEGNLLDLYVAGIKTECVNDSYDLTSDIKVEETAVPTDFVTAKCKAEDEMFDFDVVKDELKPEVVAEGNEILPDSFADTYTSTEIPEYAGCAQEDHVTISQTSKNSASSEDIVKPHTDEKQLKCKVCQKSFSYSSSLKRHVLKHTGEKPYKCDICGKCFAELRLLKCHAPLHTGEKTFKCDVCEKCFSQSGALISHRRRHTGEKPFKCDICGKCFSHHGALKRHKRMHAGDKPFKCDVCGMCFSDSCNMKCHARLHTGQKPFKCDVCGKCFSQSGSLTTHQRLHTGEKPFKCDICEKSFFQNGGLTRHKRMHTGDKPFKCDVCGKCFSDSCNLKCHTRLHTGEKPFKCDVCGNCFSYLSSLITHQRLHTGEKPFKCEACGKCFSQSSVLRNHERQHIA from the exons atggatgtGATCAAGAAGGAACCTGAGGTCGACCCGTTGGCTATCCAGTATAGTGATGAAACTGATACAGCTGAGAAGCCCTTATCAGAG GAAGGGAATTTATTGGATCTCTACGTGGCTGGAATAAAGACGGAATGCGTGAACGACAGCTATGATCTCACATCAGATATTAAAGTTGAGGAAACTGCAGTGCCAACTGATTTTGTGACAGCAAAGTGTAAAGCTGAG GATGAGATGTTTGATTTTGACGTAGTAAAGGACGAGTTGAAGCCGGAAGTTGTGGCAGAAGGGAATGAGATTTTGCCTGATAG ttTTGCAGACACATATACCAGCACCGAAATACCAGAGTACGCGGGTTGTGCACAAGAAGATCACGTGACTATATCTCAAACGTCAAAGAATTCTGCTTCCTCGGAGGACATCGTGAAGCCCCATACAGATGAAAAGCAACTAAAATGCAAAGTTTGTCAAAAAAGTTTTTCATATTCGAGTAGTTTGAAAAGGCACGTCTTGAAGCACACAGGCGAAAAGCCTTACAAATGCGATATTTGTGGCAAGTGTTTCGCTGAACTTAGACTTCTGAAATGCCATGCGCCTCTGCACACTGGGGAGAAGacgttcaaatgcgatgtttgtgaaaagtgcttCTCACAGTCGGGCGCTCTCATTTCCCACCGACGCCGGCACACGggcgaaaaaccattcaaatgcgatatttGCGGAAAGTGTTTCTCACATCATGGAGCTCTAAAGCGCCATAAACGAATGCATGCGGGCgacaaaccattcaaatgcgatgtttgtggaatgTGCTTCTCGGATTCTTGTAATATGAAATGCCATGCACGTTTGCACACAGGGCAGAAAccgttcaaatgcgatgtttgcggAAAGTGTTTCTCCCAGTCGGGTTCTCTAACAACCCATCAACGCTTGCACaccggcgagaagccattcaaatgcgacatttgtgaaaagagtttctttcaaaaTGGAGGACTAACACGCCATAAACGAATGCATACGGGTGACAAACCgttcaaatgcgatgtctgtggaaagtgtttctctgaTTCTTGTAATCTGAAATGCCATACACGCCTGCATACAggtgagaaaccattcaaatgcgatgtttgtggaaactgtttCTCGTACTTGTCTTCCTTGATAACGCATCAACGccttcacacaggcgagaaaccattcaaatgcgaagcCTGTGGGAAGTGTTTCTCACAGTCGAGTGTTTTAAGAAATCATGAACGCCAACATATAGCTTGA